CACGCCTGTATTCAACGTATGGAACATGGGCGGCATCCGGCCGCAGACTTTCGACAACCCTATGATCACCTGGCTCGTGCCGGGCGTTCCCGAAACACCGTTTGACGCCGGCTTCCCGCTGGCTGCGGCGTATGCTGCAGTGAACGAAGACGTGATTGCCGGTATCGAAGCCCTCGGCGCCCAAGATCCGATGCTCGCTCCACTCGTGCCAACCCTGGTACAATTGCTGCGTTCAGGATCTCCCGACGGGTTTTCAGGTGGCATCGCAAGCACTGACCTCGGCGGCAACGAACTGCTTCCTATCTCGGCTGAAACCAAGTTGATCTCTCAACTCTCTGCATTTGAGTTTGGATACAAAGGACTGTTTGCAGAACGGCTCGCTGTAGGGTTTGATGTGTACCATTTCAGAAAAACCAGCGCCGGCGGGTTCTCTCAAGTGAGTCCAATTATCACCATGACCAGTCTCCCGGGTGACCTTGGTGATAGCGTGCAGAATACCTTCCAGCCGCTCATTGAAGGCGGCTTGCTGCAGATGGGCTTCGATGCTGCTACTGCAGCTGCGCTCGCAAGCGAAGTTGGTGATGTACTGAACGATGCGTACGCACTTGGTGGTTTGTCTTTTCTCACCGCGCTATCAGACGCCGGCCTACCGTTCCACGGCATTGTGGAATCAGACCAGGTACCCGACACAGGATTCCCACAACTTGCCTTTGGCTATCCAACCCGCAACCCGGACGCGATTAGCAAAGACTGGGGATTTGAGGCCCATGCAAAATATTACTTTACTGACTCATTTACGCTCTACGGTAACTACACTTGGTTCAACAGGCCTTCTGGCAACCCGGGTGATCTCAATTTCCCACAGAACAAAATCAGGACGGGTCTGAGTTATGGGGCAACAACTGGCTGGAAAGGCAGCTTATCCTACCAATGGGATCAGGCTTATACCTCAAACAATGCAACCTTTCCCGGTAAAATTGATGCGCGTTCGTTGATCGATGTGTCCGTAGGATATGGATTGGCAAATGGGCTTAATGTGGAGGCATCGGCTACAAACCTGTTCGACAACAAGTTCAGGGCCCTGCCCGGTTTCCCGGAAATAGGCCGGCGGGTGATTGCGCGAATGACGTATGATTTGTAACGGTTCACAAATCAGCCTGACTGCCCACACAGTACAATAGATCGCGTGTTTTCGATCAAACGAAAGCACGCGTATAAGAAAAAAAGAACCTGAGAATGTCGATGAATTCTCAGGTTCTTTTTTATATCCAGGAGTGAAAACCAATCTCTGTAACAACCCTCGACTTAAACTTTTTCCATCGTAGGGATGCGTGGCGCTGGTAGCATCTGCTCTTCAAAGCGGCCAATCGTAACACAAGGCAACGTAAACCAAAAACTTGCCCCCTGGCCGGCCTCGCTATCAACACCAACCTCGCCGCTGTGCGCCTCGATGAGGGACTTGACGATAAAGAGGCCCAGTCCCGTTGAATGCTCACCGGCAGTTGGCTTTGCACTCAATCGCTGCATTTTTCCAAACACTTTCAATTTGTCCGCAGGCGTAAGCCCGGGCCCTTCATCTTTTACAGATACTTTTACGGTTGGACTTCCCAGCGTTTCGCCCCCCTGCTGTGCTGCGCAAATATCTATGTACACATTTGTACCAATCGGACTGTACTTCACGGCGTTCGAGACGTAATTATCCAGTACTCGTTGGATCGCTATTTCGTCAACTTCTACGATGATGTTTGCGCACGTACCGTAATGAAGCGTTATGTTTTTGCTTTTTGCCTGTACATCATTCCAGCGGATTACGGCTGCTACGATGTCTCCTAGCAAGACCATCTCTTTGTTTAGTTGCACCTGCTCATCATGGTGCTGAGAATCCAGCAACTTTTTGGTAATTAGGAGCATGCGCTCGGCCTCTTCCTTCAGGAGCGGGACGTGCTCTACGGCACTCTCATAGGTTGCCTGGATGCCGGCTTCCATATCTTCCAAAATCATATCAGCCAGTCCAATAATACCACCTAATGGGTTTTTCAAGTCGTGCGCTGCAATACCCAAAAGCTCTTTGTTTTTCTCAATTGCCTCACGAAGAGAATCTGTGCGCCCTTCAAGCTTTTTGTTGGTTTCGAGCAACTCATTGTTGAAGTTGATCAGCTGGTCCTTGGCTTCAATTTCGGTGGCCAGCATTTTTTTCTCTAACTCACGCGCTTCGTTCTTTTGCAGCAAGTATTTGCGCCTCAAATGATACGAGTACCCGATCAACATGCACAACATCAGAGCGGCAAACAGCAAGAAATAGGCATTCTTAAGCAGGGGAAGGTGAATATCGAGCGATACACTCCGAGCAGTAGAGTAGTTCAAGTTCTGATCTATGTACTGCACTTCGAGATGATAATTACCGGCGTCTGCTGGCGTCCAGTTAAACACACGTTCTTTTGTGATGACCTGCGTAACAAGATCTCCCGTCCCGTTCTTGACAAGAATACGAAACTGACGATTTTCGATCTGTGTTGACAGATCTGTTTCGCTAAATGCCACAGATATGGTACGATCGACATCAAATGCCGGCAGTTCGTCTTTCGCCAGATATGACGATGAACCACTGCTAATGGCATCAATGGTAACCGAGTGTGCTTTGTTTATGCGCTCATATCCAGTTAAACCACCATCAAACGTCGCTATCCATAACATGCCGGAAGCGTCTGCATTGATTTTCATGACGTGGCCCCCCGCTAATCCATCTCTTGCGTCAATTTTGGAATATGCAATGCCATCATAAGCGATTACCCCGCGGCTTTGTGTACCAAACCACATTTTATCGTCATCGGTTTGGTAAACTGCCCATACTGAATTGTCAGGTAACTTGAGCCGGTCCGTAACAAGTTGCCAGGAGCCGGCCTCAAGCTCAAATACACCTTCAGACGTATAATGTGTTAACTTGTCTGCCTCCCGGTGGTATACTCCATTCGACCCGGCAAACCACAAATTTCCGGCGCGATCTTCATAGATGTTATAAATGCCTGAGTTTTCTAGTCCCAGCTCCTGATGCACATCTCTAAACACCCCTTCTTCAAACAACACAATGCCCGCACTCGTGCCTACCCAAAGCCCTTGGGGCGTATCGTACAAAGCCCAAACCTGCTCATCTGATAACCCGTCTTCTAGCGTGTAATGCGCAATTCGCTCTCCGGTATGAACATCGTATTTTGACAATCCGCCGCCTGTGAAGCCCTTTCCTGTCCACAAAAAACCATCATCGTCCTGCGCCAACGCGATATTCCATTCTTTATAATTGAATGTAACAGGATCATGCACAGCGGAATCGGGCGCGTATGAGCGCAGTCCCTCATGGGTACCAAACACATACTTGTTCGGGCTTATTTCAAGCATCTGTCGCACGTATAAATCGCCTTCATCCTTTAAGATGCGATTAAACTCATAGCCATTGAACGCAAAGATGCCCCCCCAGGCCGTCGCAATGTACATTTGATCGCTTGTCGATGCATGAACAATATCAAAGACATTTACGACCCCACCACCAGGTTTGAATAACCCATCTGATTCATCAAATGCACGGATCGCGTAATCAAAACTGGAAATGCCGTTCTCTGTGCCAATCCAAACGGTTTTATCCTGACTACAATCGACTGAAGTCACCTTGTTATTGGCAAGCCCTTGCCTGGTTGTGTAGTTGGTAAACTGGGCACCATTATATGCAGACAAGCCACCAAGCGTAGCAAACCACATCAGGCCGTCAGAGCTTTCACAGATTTCACGGACTGCATTATCAACAAGGCCATTTTTTGTAGTCAACTCAGTTGTACTGACACCATCAAATGTTGCAATGCCTTTGTTTGTCGCTAGCCAAATCCCTCCCTTTCGATCAGCATGCAAGTCATAGATAGCACGCCCTTCAAACTGGCGATAATTATTAATAGCGTCGCCTTCTATATATCCAAGTCCGCCCAGGGTACCAATCCAGATTTTTCCTTCAGCATCCTCTGTTATAGTGGTTACATGCACGTTGGGCAACTGCTCCTGAATCGTATCCAGCGCAGAAAACTTGTCATTTACAACTTGAAAAATGCCCAGACTAGTGCCTATCCAGATGCGCCCGCTACTGTCTTCAAAGAGGGCCGTAATATCATTACCCAATGTTTCATCAGCAATGGCAACAGGATGAATCAAACCGTCTTTCAGCCGTGCCAGACCACTATCTGTACCTATCCACAAACTGCTATCTGAAGCTTCCATCAGTAGCTTGGCCAGGTTAGAGGCAAGCCCACTCCGGACGGCATAGTTCACAAAGGAGTGTCCATTGAACTGGCAAACGCCTCCGCCTGACGTAGCGCACGCCAGTTGTCCGGTAGCGTCGATTAGTACGTCATTCACGATGTGGTACGGCAGACCATCCAGGGGGCCTATGGAGTGCCAGACGCCTTTTCTCGTTTCGGGAAACCTGATTTCGATATTGGAAACGGGCTGCTGACCCGCTGCCACCTGTAATGTGCCTCCTACAAAATAGGGCGTACCGGCATCAACATATTCAAATCCCCAGGGTGTACTCAGCCGCAATTTGTACTGACCAGAAGGAAGATTAGGAAGCGTGAAGAAACCCTGCTCATCCGAAAAGGCGGACCCGATCAGCATTTGGTCTTCTTTTCTGATGGCTTCGATAAACACGCCTGCATTGGGCGCCTTACCATCCATCAAATATACTCTGCCACCTAACGTAGCAGCCGGCTTGAGGCGCAACTCGAACCCGCGTATACCCCTTGCCCCAGGCTTTGGGAATACCCGCCACATCCCCAGATTATCTAACGTTGCCTTGATGCTACACCGGTCTGTATCCAGGGGCGCTTCAATGGAATAGATCCCGTTTTGACCAGCAAAGGTTTGCGCACTGACTTCGTTATTACAAAGGAGAAGAATTTCAGCACCTTCAGCCGGCTTGCCATCCGCAAGAAACGCTCGTCCACTGACAGAATTATCAATAACATTTGGATGTGACAGCGAGAACTTCCAATCTCCGACCCAGCCTGAGACAAAAACAAGGATGTTGTTGCTACCCGCGTTGAGCGTAGCATAGAACGTATCTTCACTGTGTTGATATTCGCGGGATTCGTCGTGACTGAAAACCAGTTCACCATTTACCCAGATATATGCCGGCCCTGTGCTGCCAAATCTAAAAGGAATTTGTTGTGTTTCTGCTGATTCTAAGGTAGAAAAAGCATAGACCTGGTTCGATGCGCGGAGAAACCGCTTCAGGTCTATGATTGACGTGGGAAAGACGTGATGTACCCAGGTAAGCGTATCCTGGTTGGCGGCCACAAAAGTATCGCCATTTTCCGGCACCTGCACAGATAATACATCTGCGTGCTGAATTTTCTGGGCGGGGAGGTTACCAAGCAGTACCCACGAATTCAGCGCATCTCCATCACCCTTAGGTCTGGTTTGCCCATAGGCACAAACAGCCGTAAATACAGCTGCAACGATCCATACTATACATGGAAGGATGGATTGGGCGAAGCGACGAAAACACATGAATACACATTCACTTGAGCTGGTTCTTCAGTGTATCGTCAATTTCTGGCGCAATTTAACGCTGCCGACTGTGAGGCTTTCCAATATGCACGTGCATGCCCCAACTTCTCCTCACATCAAGTCCCGTTTCTCTTGGTTTCTATCAAAGCTTGCCCAAGAAAAGGACTTACCACTCCTCTTTTCCCTCCACCAGAATCGTCTTCAGATCCTCTGTTTCCGCAGTTGCGCTAACAACACCTATGGCTCCGGGAGTACGTGCGATATACGCTATGAGGGCATCTTCGGAATCGAAGTGCTTCGGCGTTTTGGCTTTGCCCCTGAATACAATCTGGATCCAGTAGGTCTTCACGTCATGAGGAGACATACCAAAAACTTTATCTGCAATAACCTTCGAAATAGGCACAGAGCTCTTCAGCAGTACAATAGCTATTTTTGTATCACCATCCCACCACTGCTGCTGAGCTTTAAAAACAGATCGCAATTCACTTTCATCGAGGTTGTCCGGAGGCCCAACCGGGTTACCGACAATTTTAATTTCCTGGCCGCTAGCTGGCATACAAATCAGTAAACCAACCAATAACTGTAGTAGCAGACCATATTTTTTAAATGCGTTCATCGAAATATTCTTTAATATGGTACAGTGCTAAAATCCTAATGCTACCTGGAAAACGAACCGGCCAATGGTATCTGCATTTTCTGCGCCAATAGTCTGGTACTCCAATCTGATTACGGCTAAAAAATTCAAATCGAATCGCAGACCCATTAAAAACTGGTTTGCATCCTCAGCAAGGAAATACGGCTCACTATCTTCAAATATGAGTTGATCAAAGCGGACATAAGGCGTGACCTTACCCAACTGATACCCACCATAGATGTAGTGTCCGAGGGTAGCACCATCTCCCAAATCACTTCGATTACTCACCAGCATAACCTCTCCCAGCAATTCAAGCGCATCCTTTTTGAAACGGGCATTGCCGCCAACAGACTGTTGCCGCACCGAAGCCGCGAGCGGTATGCGCCCCGCATCATTTCTGCGAAACGAAGGCAACCCAGCTGCAATCCGATCAAAGTATCCTGTTATGCCCACCCGGAGGACTGCGTTCAAATCTTTGTGAAAGGCTATGGCCAGGGATTTGGACT
This Bacteroidota bacterium DNA region includes the following protein-coding sequences:
- a CDS encoding two-component regulator propeller domain-containing protein; the protein is MCFRRFAQSILPCIVWIVAAVFTAVCAYGQTRPKGDGDALNSWVLLGNLPAQKIQHADVLSVQVPENGDTFVAANQDTLTWVHHVFPTSIIDLKRFLRASNQVYAFSTLESAETQQIPFRFGSTGPAYIWVNGELVFSHDESREYQHSEDTFYATLNAGSNNILVFVSGWVGDWKFSLSHPNVIDNSVSGRAFLADGKPAEGAEILLLCNNEVSAQTFAGQNGIYSIEAPLDTDRCSIKATLDNLGMWRVFPKPGARGIRGFELRLKPAATLGGRVYLMDGKAPNAGVFIEAIRKEDQMLIGSAFSDEQGFFTLPNLPSGQYKLRLSTPWGFEYVDAGTPYFVGGTLQVAAGQQPVSNIEIRFPETRKGVWHSIGPLDGLPYHIVNDVLIDATGQLACATSGGGVCQFNGHSFVNYAVRSGLASNLAKLLMEASDSSLWIGTDSGLARLKDGLIHPVAIADETLGNDITALFEDSSGRIWIGTSLGIFQVVNDKFSALDTIQEQLPNVHVTTITEDAEGKIWIGTLGGLGYIEGDAINNYRQFEGRAIYDLHADRKGGIWLATNKGIATFDGVSTTELTTKNGLVDNAVREICESSDGLMWFATLGGLSAYNGAQFTNYTTRQGLANNKVTSVDCSQDKTVWIGTENGISSFDYAIRAFDESDGLFKPGGGVVNVFDIVHASTSDQMYIATAWGGIFAFNGYEFNRILKDEGDLYVRQMLEISPNKYVFGTHEGLRSYAPDSAVHDPVTFNYKEWNIALAQDDDGFLWTGKGFTGGGLSKYDVHTGERIAHYTLEDGLSDEQVWALYDTPQGLWVGTSAGIVLFEEGVFRDVHQELGLENSGIYNIYEDRAGNLWFAGSNGVYHREADKLTHYTSEGVFELEAGSWQLVTDRLKLPDNSVWAVYQTDDDKMWFGTQSRGVIAYDGIAYSKIDARDGLAGGHVMKINADASGMLWIATFDGGLTGYERINKAHSVTIDAISSGSSSYLAKDELPAFDVDRTISVAFSETDLSTQIENRQFRILVKNGTGDLVTQVITKERVFNWTPADAGNYHLEVQYIDQNLNYSTARSVSLDIHLPLLKNAYFLLFAALMLCMLIGYSYHLRRKYLLQKNEARELEKKMLATEIEAKDQLINFNNELLETNKKLEGRTDSLREAIEKNKELLGIAAHDLKNPLGGIIGLADMILEDMEAGIQATYESAVEHVPLLKEEAERMLLITKKLLDSQHHDEQVQLNKEMVLLGDIVAAVIRWNDVQAKSKNITLHYGTCANIIVEVDEIAIQRVLDNYVSNAVKYSPIGTNVYIDICAAQQGGETLGSPTVKVSVKDEGPGLTPADKLKVFGKMQRLSAKPTAGEHSTGLGLFIVKSLIEAHSGEVGVDSEAGQGASFWFTLPCVTIGRFEEQMLPAPRIPTMEKV